One genomic region from Cyanobium usitatum str. Tous encodes:
- the lexA gene encoding transcriptional repressor LexA produces the protein MPHSSHNQANHAQQELSSAQQELYDWLSDYIGCNRHSPSIRQMMEAMGLRSPAPIQSRLRHLQQKGWITWQEGQARTLQLLGGMASGIPVLGAVAAGGLVETFDDIQERLDLAPVLDTRGLFALTVNGDSMVDAHIADGDVVLLEPVSDPSRLKAGTIVSALVPGSGTTLKHFHRSGATVTLEAANPAYAPIVLPADQVTVQGKLVAVWRQV, from the coding sequence GTGCCCCATTCCAGTCACAATCAAGCCAACCACGCCCAGCAAGAGCTGTCCTCTGCCCAGCAAGAGCTATACGACTGGCTTAGCGACTACATCGGCTGCAACCGCCACAGCCCCTCGATCCGCCAAATGATGGAAGCGATGGGGCTGCGCTCTCCGGCGCCGATCCAGAGCCGTCTGCGCCACCTGCAGCAGAAGGGCTGGATCACCTGGCAAGAGGGCCAAGCCCGCACCCTGCAGCTCCTAGGAGGCATGGCCAGCGGCATCCCAGTGCTCGGCGCCGTGGCCGCCGGAGGCTTGGTCGAAACCTTCGACGACATCCAGGAGCGCCTCGACCTGGCCCCCGTGCTCGATACCCGCGGCCTTTTTGCCCTCACCGTGAACGGCGATTCAATGGTGGATGCCCACATCGCTGACGGCGACGTGGTGCTGCTTGAACCTGTCAGCGACCCGAGCCGGCTCAAAGCAGGCACGATCGTCAGCGCCCTGGTGCCCGGCAGTGGCACCACCTTGAAGCACTTTCACCGCAGCGGCGCCACGGTGACCCTGGAAGCGGCCAACCCCGCCTATGCCCCAATCGTGCTCCCCGCCGACCAGGTAACGGTGCAGGGCAAGCTAGTGGCAGTCTGGCGCCAGGTCTAA
- a CDS encoding GH116 family glycosyl hydrolase produces the protein MARFGLSALTSLLKGNGAPTAGSSSWSRAFGLGWEQPYTVRYASNLDDGPNHGMPLGGFGAGCIGRAPDGSFNLWHLDGGEHWFGNLPDCQFALFETDGDQSRAHALAVKPEADASRPAAGEPLSAWSWYPASSAKQRTGTYAARYPISSTEYEGIFAAEVSCEAFSPILPGDYQRTSYPVAVFVWTLTNPTNRPLDLSLLLSWRNTTGWFTNTDPTAAVTFRDDGSPEHNYVPAIGRSKGHRNTWVEQPGLKGVLLDGERATPLAEGQGQWCIATADHLEVQRCSRWDPSGSGAELWEPFARDGSIPDSNNDRRSGDSDPASAALAVKCCLEPGASIEIPLVISWDLPVTAFATGSRALRRYTDFFGGEAGGTSAAAIAAEALRDWRDWRSQIEAWQKPVLERSDLPEPLRMALFNELYDLASGGSLWTAAAAGDPVGQFGVLECLDYAWYESLDVRLYGSFALLQLWPELDKAVLRSFARAIPAADATLRPIGWYFTQGKGRVEAARKLAGATPHDLGAPNERPFEATNYTAYQDCNLWKDLASDYVLQVWRTYKLAPSGPDLGFLAECWPAAIQALTYLKTFDVNNDGLPDNGGAPDQTFDDWPLKGVSAYCGALWIAALEAGLAIAQQLQLELGLDTSGEQRLLGGWLEQSRANFDLLLWNGEFYKIDAESGTPVVMADQLCGDFYARLLGLPAVVADERASSSLQAIKESCFEGFQGGKLGVANGLRRDGTPLDPNGTHPLEVWTGINFGLAAYFRLMGETSTAFAITGAVVEQVYSGGLQFRTPEAITGVNTFRACHYLRAMAIWALWATHTNWQAIPGAERQP, from the coding sequence ATGGCGCGCTTCGGCCTTTCAGCCCTCACATCGCTGCTGAAGGGCAACGGGGCTCCCACCGCTGGCAGCAGTAGCTGGAGCCGGGCCTTTGGCCTGGGTTGGGAGCAGCCCTACACGGTGCGCTACGCCAGCAACCTCGACGACGGCCCCAACCACGGCATGCCCCTGGGGGGCTTCGGCGCCGGCTGCATCGGCCGCGCCCCCGATGGCTCCTTCAACCTCTGGCACCTCGATGGCGGCGAGCATTGGTTTGGCAACTTGCCCGACTGCCAGTTCGCCCTATTTGAAACCGACGGCGACCAGAGCCGCGCCCATGCCCTGGCGGTGAAGCCTGAGGCCGATGCCTCCAGGCCCGCAGCCGGCGAACCCCTGAGCGCCTGGAGCTGGTATCCCGCCAGCAGCGCCAAGCAGCGCACCGGCACCTACGCCGCCCGCTACCCGATCAGCAGCACCGAATACGAGGGCATTTTTGCCGCCGAGGTGAGCTGCGAAGCCTTCAGTCCGATCCTGCCGGGCGACTACCAGCGCACCAGCTACCCGGTGGCGGTGTTCGTCTGGACCCTCACCAACCCCACCAACCGGCCCCTCGATCTCTCCCTGCTGCTCAGCTGGCGCAACACCACGGGCTGGTTCACCAACACAGATCCCACAGCTGCAGTCACGTTTCGAGACGACGGCAGCCCAGAGCACAACTACGTGCCCGCGATCGGCCGCAGCAAGGGCCACCGCAACACCTGGGTGGAGCAACCGGGGCTCAAGGGGGTGCTGCTTGATGGTGAGCGCGCCACCCCCCTCGCCGAGGGCCAGGGCCAGTGGTGCATCGCCACCGCCGACCACCTCGAAGTGCAGCGCTGCAGCCGTTGGGATCCCAGCGGCAGTGGCGCCGAGCTGTGGGAACCCTTCGCCCGCGACGGCTCGATTCCCGACAGCAACAACGACCGCCGCAGTGGCGATAGCGACCCTGCCAGCGCCGCCCTGGCGGTGAAGTGCTGCCTGGAGCCGGGGGCCAGCATCGAGATCCCCCTTGTGATCAGCTGGGACCTGCCGGTCACGGCTTTCGCCACCGGCAGCCGCGCCCTGCGCCGCTATACCGATTTTTTTGGCGGAGAGGCCGGCGGCACCAGCGCCGCCGCCATCGCCGCCGAGGCCCTGCGCGACTGGCGCGACTGGCGCAGTCAGATCGAGGCCTGGCAAAAGCCGGTGCTGGAGCGCAGCGATCTGCCCGAACCGCTGCGGATGGCCCTGTTCAACGAGCTCTACGACCTAGCCAGTGGCGGCAGCCTCTGGACCGCCGCTGCTGCAGGCGATCCGGTGGGTCAGTTTGGCGTGCTCGAGTGCCTCGACTACGCCTGGTACGAAAGCCTGGATGTGCGGCTCTACGGCTCCTTTGCCCTGCTGCAGCTCTGGCCCGAGCTCGACAAAGCCGTGCTGCGCAGTTTCGCCCGCGCCATCCCCGCTGCCGACGCCACCCTGCGGCCGATCGGCTGGTATTTCACCCAGGGCAAGGGCCGGGTGGAGGCCGCCCGCAAACTGGCCGGTGCCACCCCCCACGATCTGGGTGCCCCCAACGAGCGGCCGTTTGAGGCCACCAATTACACCGCCTACCAAGACTGCAATCTCTGGAAAGACCTGGCCAGCGACTACGTGCTCCAGGTGTGGCGCACCTACAAGCTCGCCCCCAGCGGCCCAGACCTTGGCTTCCTGGCCGAGTGCTGGCCGGCGGCTATCCAGGCCCTCACCTACCTCAAAACTTTCGACGTCAACAACGACGGCCTGCCCGACAACGGCGGCGCCCCCGACCAAACCTTCGACGACTGGCCGCTCAAGGGTGTCAGTGCCTACTGCGGCGCCCTCTGGATCGCCGCCTTGGAGGCGGGGCTGGCGATCGCCCAGCAGCTGCAACTGGAGCTAGGGCTCGACACCAGCGGCGAACAGCGCCTACTGGGCGGCTGGCTGGAGCAGTCGCGCGCCAACTTCGACCTGCTGCTCTGGAACGGCGAGTTTTACAAAATCGATGCCGAGAGCGGCACGCCGGTGGTGATGGCAGACCAGCTCTGCGGCGACTTCTACGCCCGCCTGCTGGGACTACCCGCCGTGGTGGCGGATGAGCGCGCCAGCAGTTCGCTCCAAGCGATTAAAGAGTCGTGCTTTGAGGGCTTCCAGGGCGGCAAGCTCGGGGTAGCCAACGGCCTGCGCCGCGACGGCACCCCGCTCGATCCCAACGGCACCCATCCCCTTGAGGTATGGACCGGCATCAACTTCGGCCTAGCGGCCTACTTCCGCCTGATGGGGGAGACCAGCACGGCCTTTGCCATCACCGGCGCCGTGGTGGAGCAGGTGTACAGCGGCGGCCTGCAGTTCCGCACCCCCGAGGCGATCACTGGCGTGAACACCTTCCGGGCCTGCCACTACTTGCGCGCCATGGCGATCTGGGCCCTGTGGGCCACCCACACCAACTGGCAAGCGATTCCAGGCGCTGAGCGCCAACCATGA
- a CDS encoding DUF427 domain-containing protein, with translation MAAPELVGAYPRPPALVESSQLVRVEALGQLLAESRRSLRVLETFHPPTYYLPPEAVRQELLVPSSGASFCEWKGVARYFDVVLDGGGPAERRLRRAVWTYLEPTYAFAALAGWFAVYPALMDGCWLDGEPVRPQPGGFYGGWITSQVQGPFKGDPLHPELV, from the coding sequence ATGGCAGCCCCTGAGCTGGTAGGCGCCTACCCCCGCCCACCGGCCCTGGTTGAGAGCAGCCAGCTGGTGCGGGTTGAGGCCCTGGGTCAGCTTCTGGCCGAGAGCCGCCGCAGTTTGCGGGTGCTGGAAACCTTTCACCCACCCACCTACTACCTGCCGCCTGAGGCGGTGCGCCAGGAGCTGCTTGTGCCCAGTAGCGGCGCCAGTTTTTGCGAGTGGAAGGGGGTGGCGCGCTATTTCGATGTGGTGCTGGATGGCGGTGGCCCGGCCGAGCGCCGGCTGCGGCGGGCGGTGTGGACCTACCTAGAACCCACCTATGCCTTTGCTGCTTTGGCCGGTTGGTTTGCGGTGTACCCGGCCTTGATGGACGGTTGCTGGCTGGACGGTGAACCCGTGCGGCCCCAGCCCGGCGGCTTCTACGGCGGCTGGATCACATCCCAGGTGCAGGGGCCGTTCAAGGGTGATCCGTTGCATCCGGAGCTCGTATGA
- a CDS encoding DUF3122 domain-containing protein, giving the protein MKPLLSLLLAPLLALVLWLSLPTPAQALVHAHNDENGTPVVRSLESLRDLDYQSWQVVAYREGPPGGPLKLRIVGYPGKVRLDHPTSLQVRSGHFSWELADVTLANPQLAGDGRAAAAEFDLAPLLADLHQDRPLRLVLPGVFVELPVPPFVVAEWRSLPLAAAQPPGAFDNPT; this is encoded by the coding sequence ATGAAACCCCTGCTTTCCCTGCTGCTGGCCCCCTTGCTGGCGCTTGTGCTCTGGCTGAGCCTGCCCACACCGGCCCAGGCCCTGGTGCACGCCCACAACGACGAAAACGGCACCCCGGTGGTGCGCAGCCTCGAGAGCCTGCGCGACCTCGACTACCAGAGCTGGCAGGTGGTTGCTTACCGCGAAGGCCCCCCGGGCGGCCCCCTGAAGCTGCGCATCGTGGGCTACCCCGGCAAGGTGAGGCTAGATCACCCCACCTCCCTACAGGTGCGCAGCGGTCACTTCAGCTGGGAACTGGCCGATGTAACCCTGGCCAATCCCCAGCTGGCGGGTGATGGCCGCGCCGCCGCCGCCGAGTTTGATCTGGCCCCCCTGCTGGCTGACCTGCACCAAGACCGGCCCCTGCGCTTGGTGCTGCCGGGGGTGTTTGTGGAGCTGCCGGTGCCGCCATTTGTGGTGGCGGAATGGCGCAGCCTGCCGCTGGCCGCCGCTCAACCCCCAGGAGCCTTCGACAATCCCACCTAG
- a CDS encoding mechanosensitive ion channel family protein yields the protein MIAANLPFDLQLPLAGVLLALGTWLLLDRLGRRCRSGSLGQALLLSGRVSLAGTVLLSSAGWWLAGLEVRNLLLTIGVIWTLLRWRRELKQRAEHYAAQLLPHLSGKDQLFLFDVLDKLLTTAALLVVLVMGLDLLGVSAGVLITAGGFGAAALGFGARTIVENGLSGLSLYVNRPFVLGDTINLPGLNLLGTVEQVGWFYTELRDPERQRIYVPNGVFTSQAILNLAQIDNRRIWIEFGLSYADRERVATITQNLERRLSSLPGLDPAKDQLAHFVGYGESSLQLRLLCYAASSDIHAAWALRQQVLLLIGEVVEQAGGSMPFPTRLLIRAPDATDHP from the coding sequence ATGATCGCCGCCAACCTGCCCTTCGATCTGCAACTTCCCCTGGCTGGAGTGTTGCTGGCCCTAGGCACCTGGCTGCTGCTGGACCGGCTCGGCAGGCGCTGCCGCAGCGGCTCCCTCGGGCAAGCCCTGCTACTGAGCGGGCGAGTCAGCCTGGCGGGCACGGTGTTGCTCAGCAGTGCGGGCTGGTGGCTGGCTGGCCTGGAGGTGCGCAATCTGCTGCTCACCATCGGCGTGATTTGGACCCTGCTGCGCTGGCGCAGAGAGCTCAAACAGCGCGCCGAGCACTACGCCGCCCAGTTGCTGCCGCACCTCTCCGGCAAGGATCAGCTGTTCCTATTCGACGTGCTCGACAAGCTGCTGACCACAGCAGCCCTGCTGGTGGTGCTGGTGATGGGCCTTGATCTGCTGGGTGTATCGGCGGGAGTGCTGATCACCGCAGGGGGCTTTGGAGCAGCGGCCCTGGGCTTCGGCGCCCGCACCATCGTGGAAAACGGCCTCAGTGGCTTGAGCCTCTACGTCAACCGCCCCTTCGTGCTCGGCGACACCATCAACCTGCCCGGCCTGAATTTGCTTGGCACGGTGGAGCAGGTGGGCTGGTTTTACACCGAGCTGCGCGATCCGGAACGCCAGCGCATTTATGTGCCGAATGGGGTGTTCACCAGCCAAGCAATCCTGAACCTGGCCCAGATCGACAACCGCCGCATCTGGATCGAATTTGGCCTCAGCTACGCAGACCGGGAGCGTGTCGCCACGATCACCCAAAACCTGGAGCGGCGCCTCTCAAGCTTGCCCGGCCTAGACCCAGCCAAGGATCAGCTAGCCCACTTCGTTGGCTACGGCGAGTCCAGCCTCCAACTGCGCCTGCTCTGCTACGCCGCCAGCAGCGACATCCACGCTGCCTGGGCCCTGCGGCAGCAAGTCCTGCTGTTGATCGGCGAGGTGGTGGAGCAGGCCGGTGGCTCGATGCCCTTCCCCACCAGGCTGCTCATACGAGCTCCGGATGCAACGGATCACCCTTGA
- a CDS encoding RrF2 family transcriptional regulator codes for MAVDHCKPMGFSAKTQYGLVALIDLAGAYASGALVQTGEICRRHAIPERYLEQMLTGLRKAGLLTSIRGPRGGFQLALNPDNITVADVVAALDGSSNTEPQREPDDPAFLVLAALEQKLEASKERLLRATTLAQLLRDHDAIKQPLPMFYI; via the coding sequence ATGGCAGTTGACCATTGCAAGCCCATGGGCTTCAGCGCCAAAACCCAATATGGATTGGTCGCCCTGATAGACCTCGCCGGGGCTTACGCCTCTGGAGCCTTGGTTCAAACCGGCGAGATCTGCAGGCGCCATGCCATTCCCGAACGCTACCTCGAGCAGATGCTCACTGGCCTGCGCAAGGCCGGACTGCTAACCAGCATCCGCGGACCGAGGGGGGGCTTTCAACTCGCCCTCAATCCAGACAACATCACCGTGGCCGATGTAGTGGCTGCGCTGGATGGCAGCAGCAACACCGAACCGCAAAGAGAACCAGATGATCCGGCCTTCCTGGTACTTGCAGCTCTAGAGCAAAAACTGGAAGCCAGCAAGGAACGCCTTCTCAGAGCAACCACCCTGGCCCAACTGCTGCGCGACCACGATGCCA
- the ftsH gene encoding ATP-dependent zinc metalloprotease FtsH: protein MAIRQDDNRPNRRFGIINLVLIGFGVLLLFSNFLPNPAAQVPRVPYSLFIDQVNSSNVKRAYITSDQIRYELKEPEEEGAPTVLSTTPIFDMDLPQRLESHGVEFAAAPPQKPSFLTTALSWVVPPLIFILVLQFFARRQMGGGAQGALSFTKSKAKVYVPDEESRVTFADVAGVDEAKAELAEIVDFLKKPERYAAIGARIPKGVLLVGPPGTGKTLLSKAVAGEAGVAFFIISGSEFVELFVGAGAARVRDLFEEAKKKAPCIIFIDELDAIGKSRSGSMGVVGGNDEREQTLNQLLTEMDGFAGQDKPVIVLAATNQPETLDAALLRPGRFDRQVLVDRPDLSGRKLILEIYAKKVKLSSTVDLDKIAQATSGFAGADLANLVNEAALLAARSYRTEVEQGDLNEAIERVVAGLEKKSRVLQPDEKKVVAYHEVGHAIVGHLMPGGSKVAKISIVPRGMSALGYTLQLPTEERFLNSKEDLEGQIATLLGGRSAEEVVFGEVTTGAANDLQRATDIAEQMVGTFGMSETLGPLAYDKKGGSRFLGGNNNPRRVVSDATAQAIDKEVRSLVDNAHNKALAILNHNRALLESISEKILEKEVIEGDDLKELLASSVMP, encoded by the coding sequence ATGGCGATCCGCCAGGACGACAACCGCCCTAACCGCCGCTTCGGAATCATCAACCTGGTGTTGATCGGTTTTGGTGTGCTGCTGCTGTTCAGCAACTTCCTGCCCAATCCAGCTGCCCAGGTGCCCCGGGTGCCCTACTCCCTGTTCATCGACCAGGTGAATAGCAGCAACGTCAAACGGGCCTACATCACCTCAGACCAGATCCGCTACGAGCTCAAGGAGCCCGAGGAGGAGGGAGCTCCCACAGTGCTCTCCACCACGCCGATCTTCGACATGGATCTGCCCCAGCGACTCGAGTCGCACGGGGTTGAGTTCGCCGCCGCGCCCCCCCAGAAGCCCAGCTTCCTCACCACCGCCTTGAGCTGGGTGGTACCGCCGCTGATCTTCATCCTGGTGCTGCAGTTCTTTGCCCGCCGCCAGATGGGCGGTGGTGCCCAGGGAGCATTGAGCTTCACCAAGAGCAAAGCCAAGGTTTACGTGCCCGATGAGGAATCACGGGTCACCTTTGCCGACGTCGCTGGCGTGGATGAGGCCAAGGCCGAGCTGGCCGAGATCGTTGACTTCCTCAAAAAACCCGAGCGCTACGCCGCCATCGGCGCCCGCATTCCCAAAGGTGTGCTGCTGGTGGGCCCTCCCGGCACGGGCAAAACCCTGCTCTCCAAGGCCGTTGCAGGTGAAGCAGGCGTGGCCTTCTTCATCATTTCCGGCTCCGAATTCGTGGAGCTGTTCGTGGGTGCTGGTGCTGCTCGCGTTCGCGACCTATTTGAAGAAGCCAAGAAAAAAGCGCCTTGCATCATCTTTATCGACGAGCTTGATGCCATCGGTAAGAGCCGTTCGGGCTCGATGGGTGTGGTCGGCGGCAACGACGAACGCGAGCAGACCCTCAACCAGCTGCTCACCGAGATGGATGGCTTTGCCGGCCAGGACAAGCCGGTGATTGTGCTGGCCGCAACCAACCAACCCGAAACCCTTGATGCCGCCCTGCTGCGGCCAGGTCGTTTCGACCGCCAGGTGCTGGTGGATCGCCCCGACCTGTCAGGGCGCAAGCTGATTCTGGAGATCTACGCCAAGAAGGTGAAGCTCTCCAGCACCGTCGATCTCGACAAGATCGCCCAAGCCACCAGCGGCTTTGCCGGCGCCGACCTGGCCAACCTCGTGAACGAAGCAGCCCTGCTCGCCGCCCGTTCATATCGCACCGAGGTGGAGCAAGGCGACCTCAACGAGGCGATTGAGCGAGTGGTGGCTGGTCTGGAGAAGAAGAGTCGGGTGTTGCAACCCGATGAGAAGAAAGTGGTGGCGTATCACGAGGTCGGCCACGCGATCGTGGGCCACCTAATGCCCGGCGGCAGCAAGGTGGCCAAGATCTCGATCGTGCCCCGCGGCATGAGCGCCCTGGGCTACACCCTGCAGCTGCCTACCGAGGAGCGCTTCCTCAATTCCAAGGAAGACCTCGAGGGTCAAATTGCCACCTTGCTGGGTGGCCGCAGCGCTGAAGAGGTGGTGTTTGGTGAGGTCACCACCGGCGCCGCCAACGATCTGCAACGCGCCACCGACATCGCCGAGCAGATGGTGGGCACCTTCGGCATGAGCGAAACCCTCGGCCCCCTGGCCTACGACAAGAAGGGCGGCAGCCGCTTCCTCGGTGGCAACAACAACCCCCGCCGGGTGGTGAGTGACGCCACGGCCCAAGCGATCGATAAGGAGGTTCGCTCCTTAGTCGACAACGCCCATAACAAGGCGCTAGCGATCCTGAACCACAACCGAGCTCTGCTCGAATCGATCTCCGAGAAGATCCTCGAGAAGGAGGTGATCGAAGGCGACGACCTCAAGGAGCTGCTGGCCAGCAGCGTCATGCCCTAG
- the argF gene encoding ornithine carbamoyltransferase, whose translation MAAISAYPPLAELRGRDLLSSADLNGEQTQALLQLASDLKAGRSPVDLGGKTLGLIFSKASTRTRVSFTVAMARLGGQTIDLNPQVSQVGRGEPVADTARVLSRYVDALAIRTFAQDELEEYAHWATIPVINALTDLEHPCQALADYLTLQEAFGAVEGLTLSYVGDGNNVAHSLMLCGALLGVNVRIGCPVGFEPNAAVLEQSRRLAAARGSEVAVLHEPVAAVRGAHALYTDVWASMGQEEEKAERQRAFAGWCLNEELVAEADPSAIVLHCLPAYRGLEISAGAMEGSSSRVFDQAENRLHAQQALLAALLGGA comes from the coding sequence ATGGCTGCCATCAGTGCCTATCCGCCCCTAGCAGAGCTGCGCGGGCGGGACCTGCTCTCCTCGGCCGATCTCAACGGCGAACAGACCCAGGCCCTGCTGCAGTTGGCGTCCGACCTAAAGGCCGGCCGCAGCCCCGTCGATTTAGGCGGCAAAACCCTCGGACTGATCTTCAGTAAGGCCTCCACCCGCACGCGGGTGAGCTTCACAGTGGCGATGGCACGCCTGGGTGGGCAGACGATCGACCTCAACCCCCAGGTGAGCCAGGTGGGCCGCGGTGAGCCGGTGGCAGATACGGCCCGGGTGCTGAGCCGCTATGTGGATGCTCTGGCGATCCGCACCTTCGCCCAGGACGAACTTGAGGAGTACGCCCACTGGGCCACGATCCCGGTGATCAATGCCCTCACCGACCTGGAGCACCCCTGCCAGGCCCTCGCCGACTACCTGACGCTGCAGGAGGCCTTCGGAGCAGTGGAGGGCCTGACCCTCAGCTACGTGGGCGACGGCAACAACGTGGCCCACTCCTTGATGCTCTGCGGGGCTCTTCTGGGGGTGAACGTGCGCATCGGCTGCCCAGTGGGATTTGAACCCAATGCAGCCGTACTTGAGCAGTCACGCCGCCTCGCGGCTGCTCGCGGGTCCGAGGTGGCAGTGCTGCACGAGCCGGTGGCTGCCGTGCGCGGCGCCCACGCCCTCTACACAGATGTGTGGGCCTCGATGGGGCAGGAGGAGGAAAAAGCAGAGCGCCAGAGGGCTTTCGCCGGCTGGTGCCTCAACGAAGAGCTGGTGGCAGAAGCAGATCCAAGCGCAATCGTGCTGCACTGCCTGCCGGCCTATCGCGGCCTGGAAATCAGCGCCGGTGCCATGGAGGGCAGCTCCAGCCGCGTCTTCGACCAAGCCGAAAACCGCCTCCACGCCCAGCAGGCCCTGCTGGCAGCCCTACTCGGCGGCGCCTGA
- a CDS encoding Nif11-like leader peptide family RiPP precursor encodes MSLERLDAFLAHARQSPQLATQLAEPLELQDFLELARGAGYGLEEADVIAAQQRQESSLSDAELQERAGAEGRRLRNFIYS; translated from the coding sequence GTGAGCCTCGAGCGCCTTGATGCCTTTTTGGCCCATGCCCGCCAATCGCCCCAGCTGGCGACCCAGCTGGCGGAGCCCTTGGAGCTGCAGGATTTCCTGGAGCTGGCCCGCGGCGCTGGCTATGGCCTTGAGGAGGCTGATGTGATCGCCGCGCAGCAGCGGCAGGAGTCCAGCCTCAGCGATGCGGAGCTGCAGGAGCGGGCTGGCGCTGAAGGCCGGCGGTTGCGCAATTTCATCTACTCCTGA
- the ribD gene encoding bifunctional diaminohydroxyphosphoribosylaminopyrimidine deaminase/5-amino-6-(5-phosphoribosylamino)uracil reductase RibD — protein sequence MQRALQLAELGAGRTSPNPLVGAVVLDAGGSLVGEGYHARAGEPHAEVGALAQAGERARGGTLVVTLEPCCHHGRTPPCSQAVIATGIARVVVAMADPNPQVAGGGLAQLRAAGIEVITGVAEAEARALNRAFIHRISSGRPLGILKWAMGIDGRTALSNGASQWISGPEARAWVHRLRAGCDAVIVGGGTVRADDPLLTSRGQRQPEPLRVVLSRRLELSAEAKLWDQSAAATLVVHGPEAPAAAAAALDKRGVPRLELEGCSPRLLLEALALRGCNQVLWECGPELAAAALAEGCVQELAAVIAPKLMGGQPARTPLGELGFTAMEQVRSWQAQAPQRLGSDLLWQLSSPAELDP from the coding sequence ATGCAACGTGCCCTGCAGCTAGCTGAGCTGGGCGCCGGCCGCACCAGCCCCAACCCCCTGGTGGGAGCGGTGGTGCTCGATGCCGGCGGTTCGCTGGTGGGGGAGGGCTATCACGCCCGGGCCGGCGAGCCCCACGCCGAGGTCGGCGCCCTGGCCCAGGCGGGCGAGCGGGCCCGCGGCGGCACCTTGGTGGTGACCCTGGAGCCCTGCTGCCACCACGGCCGCACCCCCCCCTGCAGCCAGGCGGTGATTGCCACCGGCATCGCCCGGGTGGTGGTGGCCATGGCCGATCCCAACCCCCAGGTGGCGGGGGGCGGCCTCGCCCAGCTGCGGGCCGCGGGCATCGAGGTGATCACCGGCGTAGCCGAGGCCGAGGCCCGCGCCCTCAACCGGGCCTTCATTCACCGCATCAGCAGCGGCCGCCCCTTGGGCATCCTCAAGTGGGCCATGGGCATTGATGGCCGCACCGCCCTGAGCAATGGCGCCAGCCAGTGGATCAGTGGCCCCGAGGCCCGCGCTTGGGTGCACCGGCTGCGGGCCGGCTGCGATGCGGTGATCGTTGGAGGCGGCACCGTGCGCGCCGACGACCCCCTACTGACCAGCCGCGGCCAACGCCAGCCCGAGCCGCTGCGGGTGGTGCTCAGCCGCCGCCTGGAGCTCTCCGCCGAGGCCAAGCTCTGGGATCAGAGCGCCGCCGCCACCCTGGTGGTGCATGGGCCAGAGGCTCCAGCCGCGGCCGCCGCCGCCCTGGATAAACGGGGCGTGCCCAGACTGGAGCTAGAGGGCTGCAGCCCCCGACTGCTGCTGGAGGCCTTGGCGCTGCGGGGCTGCAACCAGGTGCTCTGGGAATGCGGCCCTGAACTAGCTGCCGCCGCTTTAGCCGAGGGCTGCGTGCAGGAGCTGGCCGCCGTGATCGCCCCGAAGCTGATGGGTGGCCAGCCGGCCCGCACCCCCCTTGGTGAGCTGGGTTTCACAGCTATGGAGCAGGTGCGGAGCTGGCAGGCGCAAGCGCCCCAGCGCCTGGGCAGCGATCTGCTCTGGCAACTCAGCTCGCCTGCAGAGCTGGATCCATGA
- a CDS encoding SOS response-associated peptidase, giving the protein MCGRYSLCAGFDRLQPRLQGPLPPGLSAHYAPRLQVLPGEPLLIQRQENGQLQVGLALWGLLPDWVKDPASAHRCLHARAETVASKPSFRAAWRHRRCLIPADAFWEQGQWLRRRDGDLFWLAGLWERWIGPDGSELDSCCVLTTAPNALVAPIHRRMPVVIPNGLEQAWLEPTDGPGLRALEPLLLPWDGGDWQADGAAMALDQPQLELDL; this is encoded by the coding sequence ATGTGTGGTCGCTATTCCCTCTGCGCTGGCTTCGATCGCCTGCAGCCCCGCTTGCAGGGCCCCCTGCCGCCCGGTCTGTCGGCCCACTACGCGCCGCGCTTGCAAGTGCTTCCCGGCGAACCCCTGCTGATCCAGCGCCAGGAAAATGGCCAGCTGCAGGTGGGGCTAGCCCTTTGGGGGCTGCTGCCCGACTGGGTCAAGGATCCCGCCAGCGCCCACCGCTGCCTGCATGCCCGCGCCGAGACGGTGGCCTCCAAGCCCAGCTTTCGCGCCGCCTGGCGCCATCGCCGTTGTTTGATTCCTGCTGATGCTTTTTGGGAGCAGGGCCAGTGGCTGCGGCGCCGCGATGGCGATCTGTTTTGGCTTGCCGGCCTCTGGGAGCGCTGGATCGGCCCTGATGGCAGCGAGCTCGATAGCTGCTGTGTGCTCACCACCGCCCCCAATGCCCTGGTGGCGCCAATCCACCGGCGCATGCCTGTGGTGATTCCCAATGGCCTGGAGCAGGCCTGGCTCGAGCCCACCGATGGCCCTGGCCTGCGGGCCCTCGAACCGCTGCTGCTGCCCTGGGATGGGGGCGACTGGCAGGCCGATGGGGCAGCGATGGCGCTAGACCAACCGCAGTTGGAACTGGACCTGTGA